The DNA window TCGACCGTACCAGGAATGGCGCCGACACTGTAGGGATAGTCGGCCGGCTGCGTTTCGACGACGCGATACACGCCAGAGCCCAGGCCCAGGTCTTCGCCGAACAGGTAGTCGCCGTTGCTGTTGGTCTGGGCGCGGAAGGTCGTATCGACAAACACGCCGGCGTCGTTCTTTTTGTAGAGAGCGAGAACAACGTTATTGATGCCTTCTTCGCCCGCATCCTGGATGAGGTCGACATCGCGGTCGTGGAAGACCGTACCGGCGATCGTGATCGGTTTCTCTTGCTGCTGCAGCGGCAGGACGGCGCCGGCGTCGCGGTCGGGATCGCCGTTGGAGCCGTCCAGCTTCAGCAGCTGTTCCCCTTTCACATCGAGCCCGTCCAGCGGGGTGCCGACCAGTTGCAGATTGTAGGCGTTACGAAAGATCGTATTGCCTTCAATATCAAAGTGCCCCGGGGCGGCGAACTCCACATGCAAACGGGAGCGGGCGAACTCAGCCGCCGACGTCACCGGGTCGACGCTTTCATGATTGAAAAACGCCAACTGCTCCGGCGTGAGGCTGCTGGGATCGGTGGTCTCAAGCAGGGCGCCGCCCAGCGTGTCGTCGAGCGCCGGGAACAGCACCTGGTCCACGTCGATGGTGAACACCAGTTTGTCGCCGGCGTCAAACCCGGTGAATCGCAGCTCGAGTTTGGTGCCGCCGTCGTTGACGAACACCTGGATGCTGTCGATCCCCTGGTTGTCGACAATCTGGAATCCGAGCGACTGCAGGGCGCCAAAGCCCGTGTCGGCCGTGTCGAAGAACAGGTCCCCCTGCTGCAGGATCTGGCCGGCCGCTTCGTCCGGCTGACCGTCGCCGCCCAAAGGCGCAGGCGAACGATCGGTATCGATCAGCAGACTGGTCAGCTGCGTGCCGTCGGCCCCGCCGACGAACGCCACTTCGAAATGATCGCCATGGGCGTCGCTGCCTTCGTCCAGCTCGGTGTAGGTGGCGCCGACATAGATCGGATCGGCGTCGAGCATTCGACGCGGTTCCATTTTCTCAAACGAACGACGCCGTGAAGCGGACACAGGCGCAGGCTTGCGTTTGCGGTTCCAGCCACGCTGAAGGCTACTAATGACGCTGAACAGGCCCATACCAGATCTCCGTGCTGCAGCACTGCTAAGATTGCGTTAGATAACATGCAAGAAAGGGCGTGCAAGCGGCTACTTGCGATTGGCGGGCAGGCCGCCCAGTTGGGGCCCCGCGGCGCCGGATCCGCCGACGGGCCACTGCCGCTGGCTGGCGTCAAAGGAACCGGAAATGAGCGTCCCTTTGTCAGAATCCAGCGTGCTCACGCTGCCCGTATGGCCGCGAAGCTGTTTGATTTCGGTCCGGTTCGACAGGTTCCAGATCCGAATCGTGTTGTCGCTGCATCCCACCGCCAGCGTATTCCGGTCGACGTATACCAGCGACAATGCCTTGGCCGACAGTCGCGGCAGTTCAAAGCCTTGACCGCTGTCGACCGCCGTGATCCGCACCTCGCCGCCTTCGCTGGCCGATGCGATCTGGCTGCCATCGGGGCTGAACGCCATGCCCCGCACGCGGCGCCGGTGTACGGGCAGGTCCCGCGGCTGATCGCCAGCGGCAACATTCCACAGGCGAATCTGTCCGGTGCGGCCGGCGCTTGCCAGCAGCGTGCCGTTCGGGCTGAAGGCGACGCACCGCATGTCGCGGCAGGGGCAGTCCAGAGTGCGGTTCAACGTTCCCGCAGGAAAGTCAAACAGCTGCAGCGACTGTTCAAAGCCAACCACTGCCAGGGTTTTGCCGTCCGGGCTGAAAGCCATGCTGGCGATTGCTCGCGACTTGTCGCCCAGCTGGGCCAGTTGCTCGCCGGTCGCCGGGTTCCACACGACAATCGTGCGATCGTTACCGCCCGTCACCAGCGCGGCGCCGTCGGGGGAGAATGCCACCGTGCGTACCCAGTCCAGATGCCCGTCCAGGCGACGTTCCAGTTCGCCCGTTTCGCGGTTCCAGATTCTTACCAGATGATCGTCGCCAGCGGTCGCAAACAGATCGCCTCCGGGCTGCATTTTCACCGCGGTTACGACCGGCGGCAGCATATCGGCAGGGGTTTGCGCAGCGGCAGGACGCGGCGCCATTCCCACAGCGCAAAGACCCAGCAAGCAGATCGCCCAGCAGGTTTGCATTCGGTGCATGACGTTCTCAGCAGTTTTGTTGGAACTAACGCCCCGTCTCCCAGGGCGGGCAACGCAGACAAGAGCAGAGTGGTCGACGCCGATGCCCCGTTTCCAGCGACATGCTAGCCAGGCCAGCAGGCGTAGCCGGAATTCCGGCGCCAGGCGCACAACTCCACCAAAAGCACTTATCGGCGCAAACCGCACGACGCCGCCAGACGATTCGGCAGGCACGCGGGGCTTTTTCAGAGATTCCGGAGCCGGAATGCCCAGAATTCCTGCTGCTGAGGGGGACTACTGGACCGCCGGCGCGGGATCAGCGCGACAGTACTGCTTGCACGCCAGGCCGCAGCACCAGCACTCGCAGCGACTGCACTTTGCCCTGATGCTGCCACGAGAATGCCAGCGGTCCTTTGGCAGGCGTCGCGATGAACGCCGTCTCGCCCGGCCGAACAAGAAAGGCGCCGATCGAGCGTTTGCCGCTGGCGGCAGTCACCACCGCCGGCGACGATCCGCCCGCCAGCGAGACTCCCAGACGCAGACCGGTGGAGGCTTCGCGCTGTAACAACTGCACCCGTCCGGTGGATCCCAGCAGGGCGATTGCAGGCATTCCCTCGCCCAGAAAATCGCCAGCCGCCAGGCGCTGCCACGACGGTTCCCCGGCGGGAACGTCCCGCGCGAGTTCCGGGGCGTCGGCAAAGCTGAAGAAGCCCCGGTTGAAGTAGAATCGCGCCTGGCGCTGGGCCGAGGTAACATCCGGTCGGGGCTCTTCGCCGGGAGATAGCGAAGTGGCTTCCTCCGCATCAAGCAGTACGGCGAGGTCCTGCCGTCCGTCGAAGTTCCAGTCGAGAACAACGGCGGCCTGTACTTTCGCGGCCGTCGCGGCGTCGCCTGTTCCAGTGGTCAGCTCACGGAAGCGGCCTCTGCCGTCGTTGGTCAGCAGTCGGAGTCGCTGCTCCTGCACCAGCAACAGGTCGAGGGCGCCGTCATTATTGAAGTCGCCCGCCTGCAGATCGCCAGCGCGGAAGGACGCGGCGGCCGTCTCGGGCGCGATCTCCACGGGCGGAGCGAACTGCTGGTCGGGCTGGCCCTGCAGGAACTGCAGGCCCTGGTCGGAAAGCTCGACCAGATCGGCCAGTCCGTCGCCGGTCAGATCGGCGACGAGCAACCGGCAGTCGCCCTGCAGGAGTTGCGCCCGCGGCGCCAGCGGCAGCAGCTGGAGTTTTTCTTGTCGGTACACGGCCTGCGACCAGCCCGCGGCAGTGGCGACGATCGCTGCTGCTGCGGGACCGCCTTGCCAGGCGGCCAGGGCCAGGATCGGCTGGGGGGAGGGAAGCGGATCGGTCGCCTGCCAGGCTCCGGCCTGATCGCGTTGCTGCAGACGCAGCGATTGCTGGCTTGCCAGCAGCAGGTCCAGGCGGCCGTCCTGGTCAAAATCGAGCCAGCAGAAATGCGGACCGTCGCCAGTAATTTCGTCCGCCGGAGAGCCGTTCGTAGTGGACGTGCCAACTGCTGCAGCAGGCGTCAGCGGCAGCAGGCGACTGGAGTGCGGGCCGAGCGCCCAGAGCGAAGCCCGGCGGGCGTCCGGTTCGAACAGCGCCTGGGCGGCCTGGATGGGGGCCGGCAACGTTGCGACGACCGGCAGTTCTTTTTGCCAGGTGATGCCGGCGGCGGTGGGGAAGTCGGCCCGGGGTTCCGCCAGACACCAGCGAACCGCGTGGGCCAGCATGCGGGTATCGCCGTGCCAGACGCCCTGGAGTTCCCGTCCGTCGGGCGCCAGACGATAGTCATCGCCCTGGCGATGTACTTCCCGCCAAACTCCGGCCAGGTGCAGCACGACGTGGTGATCGTCCGCTTTGCCGTTGAGTAGAAAGAGCAGCCCCACCTGCGGTCCGACGGGCCAGTCCGGGCGAAGTCCGTCGGGCAGGACTGCGGCGCCGGGGAGCAGGTCGGCCGACCCGTGCAGGGTTTGCTGCGGCTGGAAGCGTACCTGGTTGCCGGTCGTCTTGACTTCCACCAGGCAGATGGCCCGGCTGGTTTTGACCAGTTCGACCGGCGTGAAGGTCGGATGGATCACCGCGGCGGCGGGTTGAACTGCCCCCGCCAGTCCGCCGCACAACAGTACGGCGAGAACGATCAGGCGAAGCAGGCGATTCCTGGCAGCCATGGCGAACGCTGCCTTACCAGTCGAGGTGGCCCAAAGCGGCGCGGGATCGACGGCGATCGGCGCCCAGGGCGGAAGAGAGCTTGTCGCGCATCATTTCAATGATGACCCGCTTCTTCGGCTCCAGCAGGGAGCGCCGGTTGGCGAACAGGTGGGCGGTGGAGCCCGCCAGCACTTTGTGGATGATCTTCAGGGCGTTGGCCCGCAAGGTCGTGCCGGTCTGCGTGTTGTCGATCACCGCTTCACCGTCTTCGGGCGGTTTGGATTCCGTCGCGCCGAAGGAGTGGTAAATAGAAATCGAAGAGTGCCGTTCCCGGGCGATCGGGTAAGGGCTCACGATCGAGGCTTCCGTCTCCTGCGCCTGGAGCACCATTTGATCGGCCAGGTTGATGTATTCCGTCCAGATGCGGAGCGAATCCCGGGCGCCGGTGGCGGGGAACTTGCGGAACAGATCGTCGAGGCTGTTGACGTCGTCCCAGGAATCCATCACCGCCAGCACGATATCGACTTTGCCAAACTGCAGATCGACCAGATCGTCGACATTCCGCTGGCAGCGCGACTCGCAGTACCAGTCCAGACCGGAAATGCCAATGTCGTAGGCGCCGCGGGCGACCAGGATCGGGATCTCTTGCGGTTTGAGCAGTTTGACAAAGACGCCCGGCACGCTGAGTCCGGCGCGATAGGTTTTCTGGTCTTCGTGATAGTCCAGGAACGGGATGCCTGCCTGTTCAAACAGTTCCGAAGCCGATTTTTGCAAGCGACCCTTCGGCACGGCAAAGCGAATGATATTTTCGTCAGACATATCCGAATCTTTCCGATCGACCCCAGGGCCGCTTCTTGTCGAGTGTTGTATGGTCGTGTGTGACGGGTGCGGAATCGCCAGGGAACGCGTCCCGGGTTTCGCATGGATTGATGACGTCGGTGATGGTGTTCAAGGATGGTGTGGGAAGTTCGCTCCGGGAGTGTCGCCTTGCGTCGGGGGAAGGCGACTGGCAGCCAGTGCAGCATTTCCAGGGCGTGCGAACCAGGCTAGACCAGATCGATGGAGGAGTCGCTGGACCGTTTGTCCGGCTGGCGGCGAGCCTGTTCCATGAGATCGCTCAACGCGCGAATCTGGGCCGTTACGGCGGCGGCCAGGTCGCCTTGGTCGTTAGCGGAGGCGGAACGATTCAGGTTCTCGTCAATGTCGGTATAGTCAATCGACCATTCCATTTCTCTGGCCGTTTCTCGGAGCTTTCTCACCAGGTTGCCGATTTTTGTCAGGAACTCTGCGTTCGGCTCGACTTTAACCCGGGCATGGGGTCCGCGGCCAAAGCGCTGGCGGGTCGGCTCTTTCTTCCCCTCCAGGCTCTGGAACCACTGGTACAAAGCAAAACCCAGAATGCCGATGGCCGCGAGTCCAATCACGCCTGCCGCCGGGTACCACTGCAGCAGCGCGAACAGGACCGACAGGAACGCCACGGCGCCAAACACGGCCCAGACGCCGGGATGCGGTTGTGGGACGACTTTGCCTCCGCTGGAAGCAAACGGTTTGACATCGGGCGGACTGGCTGCTTCGGGACTGACCGCTTTGGCGATGATCACGGTAATGTTGTCGGGGCCGCCTTCAAGATTGGCGATATCGATCAGCGACTGGGCCGCCTCGTGGGGCGACAAGAGCGAAACGACCAGGCCAATTTCGGCGTCGGTCAGTTGGCCCGACAGGCCGTCGCTGCAGAGCAGGAATGCATCACCCACCTGAATGGGAAACGGCCCTTCGAGGTCAATCTTGACCGTGGCGTTTGGACCCAGCGAGCGGGTAATCACATTCTTGGGGAGCGAAGCCGCCAGGTCGGAGCCTTCCGGCAGTTTGGCGGCCGCCCGCATTTCCCAGACCAGGCTGTGGTCGAAGGTCAGCTGTTCAAACAGGTCGCCCCGCAAGCGATAGATCCGGCTGTCGCCAATGTGCGCGGCGATCGCTCCCTGGGGCAGCAGCGCCAGGGCGCTGCACGTGGTGCCCATGTTATGGAAGTCAGGGTTCGCCTGGCCTTTACGATTGACCTCGGCATTCGCTTCCTGGAGGGCCCGCTCCAGCGCCTGGGGCGGCGGCAGATCGCGAAACTTGTGATACAGCGAAGGGATCGTATCGACGGTGATTTTGCTGGCTAACTCGCCCGCAGCGTGGGCGCCCATCCCATCGGCGACAACAAACAGGTGTCCGCGCAACTGCCAGAACGGTTCATCGCTGGCTAGCGCAACCGTAAAGTTGTCCTGGTTGTTCGACCGGCGCATTCCAATGTCGCTGAGAGCGGCGTGTGATAATGCGTCGCGGAAAGCGGAGTTATTTGACATGGCGCCACAAGAGTGATCATCGCAAAAACGACGATCCGATGGACGGAAAATACTACCTGTATTCTAACTGGCGCCCGTTCCCCCGAATAGTTGAGAACGGAAAAAACACATATTATCGCAGAACCGCATCCCCGTCCCGGCGGCCGACCGTTGCGACCCGCATCCTCCGTTCCGTCAGCGATAGCGGCCGGGCCGATCGGTGCGGATGTCGCCCATCCCGACGAACCGACGTAAAATTGCCGTTTTCGGGTGCTTCCTGTGGGCGGGAAAACTACAATAAGCCGACCGCAGCCTGTCATGGCGCGCTGTACCTGCCCGTACCTGCCGGCGAATCGCCCGACTTCGCCCCCATCCCTGAAGTGCTCTTATGCGCCGATCATTATCTGTCGGAGGTCTGACCGTTTGGCTGACCTGTCTTGCTTGCCTGGCGTCAACGGCCGCCGAAACTTCCCCTTGGAAAACGGTCGAAGTGCCGGGCGTCTGGAAGAAAGCTCCCGCCGGCGTCAAGCTGACCCAGGGCGGTTACGCCTGGTTCCGCTGTGTCGCCCGACTGCCTGGGGACTGGGGCCAGAAGCCCGCCCGGTTGTTTCTGGAAGCGATCGACGACGCCCGCGAGGTCTACCTCAACGGCCGGAAAGTCGCCTCGCTGGGAGAGATGCCGCCGCGGTTTCGCAGCGGCATCGGGCAGTCCGGATTTATCGACCTGCCGCAAGACCTGCTGCAGCCGGGCCTGAACACGCTCGCCATTCGCATGTATGAAAGGGACGGCCGCTCCAACTTCAATGTGGCCGCACCCGCCCTGTTTGCCGGCGATGCGGCCCTGCACTTGTCCGGCCCCTGGGAGTGGATCGCCGGCGACAACCGCGACTGGGCCCGCCCGCTGGCAGCTGACAAAACGGACCCCTCCATTGTTTACGCCAAGGTGGAGTCGGCCGACGAAGTCACCCGTAAACTGAAGCAGCTGGCCGGCGAAGAAGGGCCGTTACCGCCGCAGGAGGCGGCCGCCAAACTCAGCACGCTGCCTGGCTGGCAGGCTGATCTGGTGCTGGCGGAGCCCGCCATCGGGAATCCCGTGTCGTTCAAGTTTGACGAGCGCGGCCGAATGTGGGTCGTTGATTACCTGCAGTATCCCAATCCGGCCGGCCTGACGGCGATCAGCCGGGACAAGTACCTCCGCACCGTCTGGGACAAAACCCCACTGCCGCCGCCCCATCATGAAAAGGGCGCCGACAAGATCACCATCCACGAGGACACCAACGGCGACGGCAAGTACGACTCGCATAAAACGTTCGTTGACGGTTTGAACATCGTCTCTTCCTTCGCTCGCGGCCGCGGAGGCGTGTGGGTGCTGAACCCGCCGTACCTGCTCTTTTACGCCGACGCCGACGACAACGACGTGCCCGACGGACCGCCCGAGGTGCACCTGGAAGGCTTTGGCATCGAGGACACGCACTCCCTGGCCAACAGCCTCCGCTGGGGTCCCGACGGCTGGTTGTACGGAGCCCAGGGCAGCACGGTGACGGGTCACATCAAACGTTACGGAACCGACGACGAGCCGATCCACTCCATGGGCCAGCTCGTCTGGCGATATCATCCCGAGCGACGCCAGTACGAGGTGTTCGCCGAAGGGGGCGGCAATGCGTTTGGCCTGGAGATCGACGCCAAAGGCCGCATCTTCTCCGGCCATAACGGCGGCGACACCCGCGGCTTTCACTACGTCCAGGGCGGCTACTCGCAAAAAGGCTTCGGCAAGCATGGCGAGCTGTCCAACCCGTTTACCTTTGGCTATTTTGCTCCCATGAAGCACCCCAAGGTACAGCGGTTTACGCATACCTTTGTCATCTACGAAGGCGGCGCATTCGAGCCCGAGCATGAAGGCCAGCTGTTCGGCGTGGGTCCGCTGCAGGGGCATGTCGTCCGCAGCCAGATGGCGGTCGACGGCTCGACCTTTGGCTCGCAGGACATCGATCATCCGCTGACGACCGCCGACCCCTGGTTCCGTCCCGTTGATATCCAGCAAGGTCCCGACGGCGCGCTGTATGTGGCCGACTTTTACGAGCAGCGCATCGATCACGCCAGCCACTACCAGGGACGCGTGACGCCGGAAAGCGGCCGCATCTATCGGCTCACCGCCGGGAAGGTCCCGCCGGCCAAACCGTTCGACGACCGCCAGCTGTCGAATGACAAGCTGATCGACGAACTCCGCAGTCCCAACCGCTGGCGCCGGCAAACGGCGCTGCGGATGCTGGGCGACCGCCAGGATCCTCAGCTGGTCGAGCCGCTGCAGGAGCATGTCCGCACCGAGACGGGCCAGTTCGCGCTCGAATGTTTATGGGCCCTGAATCTGAGCGGTGGTTTCGACGAAGCCTTCGCCCTGCAGACCCTCGGTCATAGTGACCCTTATGTCCGGGCATGGTCGATTCGC is part of the Lignipirellula cremea genome and encodes:
- a CDS encoding WD40 repeat domain-containing protein yields the protein MHRMQTCWAICLLGLCAVGMAPRPAAAQTPADMLPPVVTAVKMQPGGDLFATAGDDHLVRIWNRETGELERRLDGHLDWVRTVAFSPDGAALVTGGNDRTIVVWNPATGEQLAQLGDKSRAIASMAFSPDGKTLAVVGFEQSLQLFDFPAGTLNRTLDCPCRDMRCVAFSPNGTLLASAGRTGQIRLWNVAAGDQPRDLPVHRRRVRGMAFSPDGSQIASASEGGEVRITAVDSGQGFELPRLSAKALSLVYVDRNTLAVGCSDNTIRIWNLSNRTEIKQLRGHTGSVSTLDSDKGTLISGSFDASQRQWPVGGSGAAGPQLGGLPANRK
- a CDS encoding FG-GAP repeat domain-containing protein, which encodes MAARNRLLRLIVLAVLLCGGLAGAVQPAAAVIHPTFTPVELVKTSRAICLVEVKTTGNQVRFQPQQTLHGSADLLPGAAVLPDGLRPDWPVGPQVGLLFLLNGKADDHHVVLHLAGVWREVHRQGDDYRLAPDGRELQGVWHGDTRMLAHAVRWCLAEPRADFPTAAGITWQKELPVVATLPAPIQAAQALFEPDARRASLWALGPHSSRLLPLTPAAAVGTSTTNGSPADEITGDGPHFCWLDFDQDGRLDLLLASQQSLRLQQRDQAGAWQATDPLPSPQPILALAAWQGGPAAAAIVATAAGWSQAVYRQEKLQLLPLAPRAQLLQGDCRLLVADLTGDGLADLVELSDQGLQFLQGQPDQQFAPPVEIAPETAAASFRAGDLQAGDFNNDGALDLLLVQEQRLRLLTNDGRGRFRELTTGTGDAATAAKVQAAVVLDWNFDGRQDLAVLLDAEEATSLSPGEEPRPDVTSAQRQARFYFNRGFFSFADAPELARDVPAGEPSWQRLAAGDFLGEGMPAIALLGSTGRVQLLQREASTGLRLGVSLAGGSSPAVVTAASGKRSIGAFLVRPGETAFIATPAKGPLAFSWQHQGKVQSLRVLVLRPGVQAVLSR
- the hisG gene encoding ATP phosphoribosyltransferase, producing the protein MSDENIIRFAVPKGRLQKSASELFEQAGIPFLDYHEDQKTYRAGLSVPGVFVKLLKPQEIPILVARGAYDIGISGLDWYCESRCQRNVDDLVDLQFGKVDIVLAVMDSWDDVNSLDDLFRKFPATGARDSLRIWTEYINLADQMVLQAQETEASIVSPYPIARERHSSISIYHSFGATESKPPEDGEAVIDNTQTGTTLRANALKIIHKVLAGSTAHLFANRRSLLEPKKRVIIEMMRDKLSSALGADRRRSRAALGHLDW
- a CDS encoding PP2C family protein-serine/threonine phosphatase — encoded protein: MRRSNNQDNFTVALASDEPFWQLRGHLFVVADGMGAHAAGELASKITVDTIPSLYHKFRDLPPPQALERALQEANAEVNRKGQANPDFHNMGTTCSALALLPQGAIAAHIGDSRIYRLRGDLFEQLTFDHSLVWEMRAAAKLPEGSDLAASLPKNVITRSLGPNATVKIDLEGPFPIQVGDAFLLCSDGLSGQLTDAEIGLVVSLLSPHEAAQSLIDIANLEGGPDNITVIIAKAVSPEAASPPDVKPFASSGGKVVPQPHPGVWAVFGAVAFLSVLFALLQWYPAAGVIGLAAIGILGFALYQWFQSLEGKKEPTRQRFGRGPHARVKVEPNAEFLTKIGNLVRKLRETAREMEWSIDYTDIDENLNRSASANDQGDLAAAVTAQIRALSDLMEQARRQPDKRSSDSSIDLV
- a CDS encoding PVC-type heme-binding CxxCH protein; protein product: MRRSLSVGGLTVWLTCLACLASTAAETSPWKTVEVPGVWKKAPAGVKLTQGGYAWFRCVARLPGDWGQKPARLFLEAIDDAREVYLNGRKVASLGEMPPRFRSGIGQSGFIDLPQDLLQPGLNTLAIRMYERDGRSNFNVAAPALFAGDAALHLSGPWEWIAGDNRDWARPLAADKTDPSIVYAKVESADEVTRKLKQLAGEEGPLPPQEAAAKLSTLPGWQADLVLAEPAIGNPVSFKFDERGRMWVVDYLQYPNPAGLTAISRDKYLRTVWDKTPLPPPHHEKGADKITIHEDTNGDGKYDSHKTFVDGLNIVSSFARGRGGVWVLNPPYLLFYADADDNDVPDGPPEVHLEGFGIEDTHSLANSLRWGPDGWLYGAQGSTVTGHIKRYGTDDEPIHSMGQLVWRYHPERRQYEVFAEGGGNAFGLEIDAKGRIFSGHNGGDTRGFHYVQGGYSQKGFGKHGELSNPFTFGYFAPMKHPKVQRFTHTFVIYEGGAFEPEHEGQLFGVGPLQGHVVRSQMAVDGSTFGSQDIDHPLTTADPWFRPVDIQQGPDGALYVADFYEQRIDHASHYQGRVTPESGRIYRLTAGKVPPAKPFDDRQLSNDKLIDELRSPNRWRRQTALRMLGDRQDPQLVEPLQEHVRTETGQFALECLWALNLSGGFDEAFALQTLGHSDPYVRAWSIRLLCDDGEISAEAARQLAELAATEPHVEVRSQLACSARRLPVDQTLPLLAALLTRSEDARDPHLPLLLWWAAEAHAAKDGSALADFVASDAAFWKLPLVREALLPRLIRRFAMSGRRSDLLICARLLEAAPDDAGRQLLITSFEEAFAGRALAGIPTPLAIALAKAGGSLALRLRQGDAEAVQEALLLAADPKAPLKERLTYVNILGELKIEGASPVLLRIVSEENPEPLQTAALTALQRYDSPEIGEQVTKLAPGLSGDTFAAALSLLASRPVWSAQLVGAIEQKQIAVDRASPALAARMQLHDDKQLSARIQKLWPSLDQPDEAAQAAHRAEIERLTEILDEAAGNPYDGKPLFLQQCAKCHKLFDQGGEIGPDLTVYQRTDLKRILANVVNPSLEIREGFETYVIATEDGRRLSGFIAEQDNQVVVIRGVDGQSIVVPRDNIEEMRAIRQSIMPDGLTSKLTSQQIRDLFAYLRSTQPLP